One genomic segment of Gadus chalcogrammus isolate NIFS_2021 chromosome 3, NIFS_Gcha_1.0, whole genome shotgun sequence includes these proteins:
- the LOC130379532 gene encoding calmodulin-regulated spectrin-associated protein 3, producing the protein MVDASAMKKAFTVSDIKPLDQYDFNRAKICASVRWLLSKSYGSAENVPVELREPFYKDQYEQEHLKPGVSALLLSPELYCRAQALLAQAHGVSLGASQGPPGDNSALLQLLTKKGFAPRDRDIDVTEEDLCHTPIKTKAHLALMDALMSLAAKETVGRVKMAEEAGQMGAGEPWENALLFWVNRLNQTLRESTEEEPPKPQTCTDLQPAEETCPSNRWYWKLVPHSIAFCLKESGNKPPVIRYKKDKVLSKMTPTFPLVSGVKDLSNGCAVAAALHYYCPSKLPLEDVCLKDTMSVADSLYNLQLIKDFCASHLQSCCPLAVEDLLYAPPALHVNMVSFVAELLDWFEIQKPEFVQPSQPLDLSDVSALLDCTSPVSGIGSSGSPSFLFKQPYLPISSPMSPEGKTWGKKQISRPLSAVTFSIPFGLDSDVDVVMGNPVESFLRSSPGGTDSLSRTAGVPALTRVPYSPPEDLSHLVSASLPSQRGPSSRGPPAYPHAGPPARDLSTIEEALAATLHAAPGSGGARKEKEKTGADPAVVGGGGGGGGRKEPRLRPEGAPAGFFLHSPEVGEVSKLSSSAPGRSGMFHRPVGGEPAPGGERRGRGDTRDRPSRAPDTSRDDDSVLRDGSVDSSEASEDLPRNAPGNLRPGGGNPGNSGGDSPRMTNFAERRDNRRRQPASEEPSQSTPTTPGTPHAPSTPAAAAGAGARGHQDSPDSRGPEPGSEARELGAKLEEKRKSIEAQKRRIEAIFAKHRLRLGKTAFLKLKREQGEGGGGAEGAQDDQLTLEERLTRMEEELKQEELKEKEEKDGGEGAGQAEGNAVTPPAPRLEKQVTFAVESRKVEEKEKVAGRAGGAVLDDYNGVVQKLSEALLSLQKDMQKLTDQQQQLMGKPRTAPATPPATPPRTPTKAPVRTTTAGKAWVTQPCPVPASPGSPSRRAHGPNSAAAAALKTPLSSSCPAPKTKLPPSSTAPRSPKHHARPAHPPQPRPSELKFPPLARVLTTANHVDRLPHLRRASPSKCQVQTSSSFRIGGPRTPVEPPPPPPPPPQHEETASETGSSGTPTQFSLELENEDGGVLGDLVCLAGVLRRDRSGTTLGSSSGAPSECSFESETLSLSAAFGGAGAAGVEAALAGRSKASLSSPAGPEGGSDEPTDGDHEFSSDSMSDHTEPALEPAGRSETPLVPGGPAELPVGVVLTECPAAAEPREEVFTQAEAQRPAAGLTAPRSGIGFVFEEEMHSEGEMAHRRALLLERQQRRVEEVKEKKKRRQWHEKESEENESRPGSSEERHRSPCPTPPPATTSPFPTPPGTPVRWGDFTRGEHNLRHQLKIMADLGKVLQQKPANQGRASSKKTRPRARPRSASRVQPPLSQSLDNGILGSKLTKEYSHSTLNLAAGDPGTSDSEPAKKPPSAPNSPLRCLSSSRPINTSVNPKSQTDGDVCPNGTPPATDYTGPKLFKEPSFKSNKFIIHNALSRCCLAGKVNETQKNKIVEEMEKSPANHFLILFRDASCQFRGVYTMTPDTQELVRLTGVGPRTIGSSQVESIYKYSSDRKQFSAIPSKTMGMSVDAFTIPGPLWHGGAAGGAAGGSRRASITKKVAVSK; encoded by the exons ATGGTGGATGCAAGCGCGATGAAGAAGGCGTTCACCGTGTCGGATATCAAACCGCTGGACCAGTACGATTTCAACCGAGCCAAGATTTGCGCCAGTGTCCGGTGGCTGCTGTCAAAATCATACGGGTCCGCAG AGAACGTTCCGGTGGAGCTGCGGGAGCCCTTCTACAAGGACCAGTATGAGCAGGAGCACCTGAAGCCCGGGGTGTCGGCGCTGCTCCTCTCCCCGGAGCTGTACTGCCGGGCCCAGGCCCTGCTGGCCCAGGCCCACGGGGTCTCCCTGGGAGCTTCGCAGGGGCCCCCCGGCGACAACTCGGCCCTGCTGCAGCTCCTGACCAAGAAGGGCTTCGCTCCCCGGGACCGGGACATCGACGTCACAGAGGAGGACCTCTGTCACACGCCCATCAAGACG AAGGCGCACCTGGCCCTGATGGATGCGCTGATGTCATTGGCTGCCAAGGAGACGGTGGGGCGGGTGAAGATGGCCGAGGAGGCCGGGCAGATGGGGGCAGGAGAGCCCTGGGAGAACGCTCTGCTCTTCTGGGTCAACAGG TTGAACCAGACGTTGCGAGAGAGCACAGAGGAAGAACCGCCCAAACCTCAAACGTGCACAGATCTCCAGCCTGCTGAGGAAACT TGTCCTTCCAACCGATGGTACTGGAAACTAGTCCCA CATTCTATCGCTTTCTGTTTGAAGGAGTCGGGGAATAAGCCGCCAGTG ATCCGCTATAAGAAAGATAAGGTGCTGTCTAAGATGACCCCCACCTTCCCTCTGGTGTCTGGAGTCAAAGATCTCTCTAATGGATGTGCAGTGGCGGCCGCGTTACACTACTACTGCCCTAGCAAGCTGCCTTTAGagg ATGTGTGTCTGAAGGATACCATGTCAGTGGCTGACAGCCTGTACAACCTGCAGCTGATCAAGGACTTCTGCGCCAGCCACCTGCAGAGCTGCTGCCCCCTAGCTGTGGAGGACCTGCTCTACGCCCCGCCGGCACTGCAC GTGAACATGGTGAGTTTCGTGGCAGAGCTCCTGGATTGGTTCGAGATCCAGAAGCCTGAGTTTGTCCAGCCAAGCCAGCCCCTGGACCTCTCAG ATGTATCGGCGCTGTTGGATTGCACCAGTCCTGTCAGCGGCATCGGAAGCAG CGGTTCCCCGTCTTTTCTCTTCAAGCAGCCCTACCTGCCCATCTCGTCGCCGATGTCCCCAG AGGGTAAAACATGGGGCAAAAAACAGATCAG ccgCCCCCTGTCGGCCGTGACCTTCAGCATCCCGTTCGGCCTGGACAGCGACGTGGACGTCGTCATGGGCAACCCCGTCGAGTCCTTCCTGCGCTCCTCCCCCGGCGGCACGGACAGCCTGAGCCGCACGGCGGGGGTCCCGGCCCTGACCCGGGTCCCCTACAGCCCCCCCGAGGACCTCAGCCACCTGGTCagcgcctccctcccctcccagcgGGGGCCCTCCTCCCGGGGGCCCCCCGCCTACCCCCACGCGGGCCCCCCGGCCAGAGACCTGTCCACCATTGAGGAGGCGCTGGCGGCGACGCTCCACGCCGCCCCGGGGAGCGGGGGGgcgaggaaggagaaggagaagacggGGGCGGACCCCGCGgtagtggggggaggaggaggaggaggagggcggaagGAGCCCCGCTTGCGTCCAGAGGGGGCGCCGGCGGGCTTCTTCCTCCACTCCCCCGAGGTGGGGGAGGTCTCAAAGCTCAGCAGCTCCGCCCCCGGACGCTCCGGGATGTTCCACCGGCCCGTCGGCGGGGAGCCGGCCCCCGGGGGCGAGAGGCGCGGGCGGGGGGACACGCGGGACAGGCCGAGCCGGGCCCCCGACACGTCCCGGGACGACGACTCGGTCCTGCGCGACGGCAGCGTGGACTCCTCCGAGGCCTCCGAGGACCTCCCGAGGAACGCGCCGGGGAACCTCCGccc cggcggtggtaaCCCCGGCAACAGCGGCGGCGACAGCCCCCGCATGACGAATTTCGCCGAGCGGCGGGACAACCGACGGAGACAGCCCGCCTCCGAGGAGCCGAGCCAGTCGACCCCGACCACGCCGGGGACCCCGCACGCGCCCTCCacaccggcggcggcggcgggggccggGGCCCGCGGCCACCAGGACAGCCCGGACTCCAGGGGCCCCGAGCCGGGCTCCGAGGCCCGGGAGCTGGGGGCCAAGCTGGAGGAGAAGCGCAAAAGCATCGAGGCCCAGAAGAGACGCATCGAGGCCATCTTCGCCAAGCACCGCCTGCGTCTGGGGAAGACGGCCTTCCTGAAGCTGaagagggagcagggggaggggggagggggcgcggAGGGCGCCCAGGACGACCAGCTCACCCTGGAGGAACGCCTCACCcgcatggaggaggagctgaagcaggaggagctgaaggagaaggaggagaaggacggaggggagggagcagggcaGGCGGAGGGGAACGCTGTGACTCCTCCGGCGCCGCGGCTGGAGAAGCAGGTCACGTTCGCTGTGGAGAGCCGCAAG gtggaggagaaggagaaggtggcAGGGAGAGCAGGCGGCGCTGTCCTGGACGACTACAACGGCGTGGTGCAGAAGCTGAGCGAGGCGCTGCTGTCGCTGCAGAAGGACATGCAGAAGCTGAccgaccagcagcagcagctcatgGGCAAGCCGAGGACCGCGCCCGCGACCCCTCCCGCGACGCCGCCCCGCACCCCGACCAAGGCCCCCGTCCGGACCACCACCGCCGGCAAGGCCTGGGTCACCCAGCCCTGTCCGGTCCCGGCCTCCCCCGGCTCGCCCTCCCGGCGGGCCCACGGCCCGaacagcgccgccgccgccgccctcaagacgcccctgtcctcctcctgccccgccCCGAAGACCaagctccccccctcctccaccgccccccGCAGCCCCAAGCACCACGCGCGGCCGGCCCACCCGCCCCAGCCCCGGCCCTCTGAGCTCAAGTTCCCCCCGCTGGCGCGCGTCCTGACCACGGCCAACCACGTGGACAGGCTGCCCCACCTGCGGCGGGCGTCGCCCAGCAAGTGCCAGGtgcagacctcctcctccttccgcaTCGGGGGGCCCCGGACCCCCGTGgagccgcccccgccgccgccgccgccgccccagcACGAGGAGACGGCCTCGGAGACGGGCTCCAGCGGCACGCCCACCCAGTTCAGCCTGGAGCTGGAGAACGAGGACGGGGGCGTGCTGGGCGACCTGGTGTGCCTGGCGGGGGTCCTGCGACGGGACCGCTCCGGGACCACGCTGGGCAGCAGCTCGGGGGCGCCCTCGGAGTGCTCCTTCGAGAGCGAGACCCTGTCGCTGTCGGCCGCGTTCGGCGGCGCGGGGGCCGCCGGCGTGGAGGCCGCCCTCGCGGGGAGGAGCAAGGCGTCGCTGTCGTCCCCGGCGGGGCCGGAGGGGGGCAGCGACGAGCCCACGGACGGGGACCACGAGTTCTCCTCGGACTCCATGAGCGACCACACGGAGCCCGCCCTGGAGCCCGCGGGGCGCTCGGAGACCCCGTTGGTACCCGGAGGACCCGCGGAGCTCCCGGTGGGTGTGGTCCTCACGGAGTGCCCAGCGGCCGCagaacccagggaggaggtcttcACTCAGGCAGAGGCTCAGCGGCCGGCGGCCGGGCTGACCGCACCCAGAAGTGGAATAGGATTCGTCTTTGAG gaggagATGCACAGTGAGGGTGAGATGGCCCACCGGAGGGCTCTCCTGCTGGAGCGACAGCAGCgacgggtggaggaggtgaaggagaagaagaagcggaGGCAATGGCACGAGAAAGAAAGTGAAGAGAATGAAAGCAG ACCCGGTTCATCGGAGGAGCGGCACAGGTCCCCCTGCCCAACCCCTCCCCcggccaccacctcccccttccccaccccccctggcACCCCCGTCCGCTGGGGGGACTTCACGCGGGGGGAGCACAACCTCAGGCACCAGCTCAAGATCATGGCTGACCTGGGCAAGGTGCTCCAGCAGaaaccagccaatcagggacGAGCTAGCAGCAAGAAGACCCGCCCCCGAGCCCGGCCGCGCAGCGCATCCCGGGTGCAACCGCCACTGTCTCAGAGCCTGGACAACGGCATTCTGG GCTCCAAGTTAACCAAGGAGTACTCGCACTCCACCCTCAACCTGGCTGCTGGTGACCCGGGCACCAGTGACAGTGAGCCTGCCAAGAAACCGCCAAG TGCTCCGAATTCGCCTTTGAGGTGTTTGTCGTCAAGCAGACCGATCAATACATCAGTTAATCCAAAGTCACAAACAGACGGCGATGTTTGTCCCAATGGCACACCCCCTGCCACGGATTACACAG GTCCAAAACTCTTCAAAGAGCCCAGCTTCAAGTCCAACAAGTTTATCATCCACAACGCTCTCTCTCGTTGCTGCCTGGCCGGCAAGGTTAATGAGACCCAGAAGAACAAGATTGTTGAG GAAATGGAGAAGAGTCCGGCCAAccacttcctcatcctcttccgtGACGCCAGCTGCCAGTTCCGGGGCGTGTACACCATGACCCCCGACACCCAGGAGCTGGTCCGGCTGACCGGAGTGGGTCCCAGGACCATCGGCTCCTCCCAGGTGGAGTCCATCTATAAGTACAGCTCAGACAGGAAGCAGTTCAGCGCGATCCCATCCAAGACCATGGGCATGAGTGTGGACGCCTTCACCATCCCGGGCCCTCTCTGGCATGGGGGGGCGGCagggggggctgctggggggagcaggagggccAGCATTACTAAGAAAGTGGCTGTGTCTAAGTGA
- the lpar2b gene encoding lysophosphatidic acid receptor 2b isoform X2 gives MLMDRTEGDVSGCYYNRSVKFFYEASGKNISDHWRSRDYVIVSLGMLVCFIVILSNLLVMLAIFVNRRFHFPIYYLLGNLAAADLLSGISYLHLMFHTGPWTSKLSKYQWFVRQGLIDTSLTASVVNLLAIAVERHQTIFTMQLHSKMTNRRVVMLIIGIWLVAILMGLVPTMGWHCLCDLENCSTMAPMYSRSYLVFWGLLNLLTFTIMLAVYLRIFLYVRHKSQRMSQHTSQVRHKETVVNLMKTVSMILGCFVICWTPGLVVLLLDGLGCDSCKVLRYEKYCLVLAECNSFVNPIIYSFRDKDMWRTFKRILCFPCRRGRVGESAARFTSMEQEVLSESNGGHHDNGDHHDNGGHPDENIRDAKH, from the exons ATGTTGATGGACAGGACTGAGGGGGACGTCAGCGGTTGCTACTACAACCGCTCGGTCAAGTTCTTCTACGAAGCGAGCGGCAAGAACATCAGCGACCACTGGCGTAGTCGGGACTACGTCATCGTCAGCCTGGGCATGTTGGTGTGCTTCATCGTCATCCTCTCCAACTTGTTGGTCATGTTAGCCATCTTCGTCAACCGCCGCTTCCACTTCCCCATCTACTACCTGCTGGGCAACCTGGCGGCCGCTGACCTCCTCTCAG GGATCTCCTACCTCCACCTCATGTTCCACACGGGCCCCTGGACCAGCAAGCTGTCCAAGTACCAGTGGTTTGTGCGCCAGGGGCTGATCGACACCAGCCTCACGGCCTCCGTGGTCAACCTGCTGGCCATCGCCGTGGAGCGCCACCAGACCATCTTCACCATGCAGCTGCACAGCAAGATGACCAATCGCCGGGTGGTCATGTTGATCATCGGCATCTGGCTGGTGGCCATCCTCATGGGCCTGGTGCCGACCATGGGCTGGCACTGCCTGTGCGACCTGGAGAACTGCTCCACCATGGCGCCCATGTACAGCCGCAGCTACCTGGTGTTCTGGGGCCTGCTCAACCTGCTCACCTTCACCATCATGTTGGCGGTGTACCTGCGCATCTTCCTGTACGTGCGCCACAAGAGCCAGCGCATGTCGCAGCACACCAGCCAGGTGCGGCACAAGGAGACGGTGGTCAACCTGATGAAGACCGTCTCCATGATCCTGG GCTGCTTCGTGATCTGCTGGACACCCGgcctggtggtgctgctgctggacggCCTGGGCTGCGACAGCTGCAAGGTGCTCCGCTACGAGAAGTACTGCCTGGTGCTGGCCGAGTGCAACTCCTTCGTCAACCCCATCATCTACTCCTTCAGGGACAAGGACATGTGGCGGACCTTCAAGCGCATCCTGTGCTTCCCGTGTCGGCGGGGCCGCGTCGGGGAGTCGGCGGCCCGCTTCACCAGCATGGAGCAAGAGGTACTGTCCGAGAGCAACGGGGGTCACCACGACAACGGGGATCACCACGATAACGGGGGTCACCCCGACGAAAACATTCGTGACGCCAAGCactga
- the soul5l gene encoding mucin-2: MGAYGTATMTFSPFLMLLVLSASAEGSVGPSTNNSFCTESKECLEYQLVCKTDEYEVRHYSPTRWVSTDAEAYFMGVGAAMAFRRLFQYITGANEEGMQMEMTTPVLVKIPEATKMWEPAVYTLNFPLPAAYQDKPPKPTNDKLYFTDMPDMDVYVRSYGGWMLSVTSRLHAHLLTKELDRVRASYNHTYHYGVGYDSPLKLTNRHNEVWYIAEGEPVCTDPREPTPAHPPTATPTGKAPFAAALRALRASPAKPSAPSSRASAPPPSGSASPVGPSSAPSGSPLNLPAKTPSPVTRGAAFTLPFASAQSPLEPSSTNSSVGPSLEPQTASGPQNFTGPQNVTDFQTFTGISSTATGPQNVSEVTTATGPQNVSEVTTATGPQNVSELHTATSPQNVSEVTTATGPQNVSMAHMVTGPQNDSTSQTVTGPQNVSDPQAVTGLDSVNGAQNDSEQQAVTGAQDVSELQTATGPQNVNDSHTVTSPETATGSQTRSELQNDSGPWNDTAQGYPEAQLDEDLEVKLPDTQ, translated from the exons ATGGGCGCATACGGGACCGCCACGAT gacCTTCTCGCCCTTCCTGATGCTGTTGGTACTGTCTGCTTCGGCCGAAGGCAGCGTAGG ACCGAGCACCAACAACAGCTTCTGCACTGAGTCCAAGGAGTGCCTGGAGTACCAGCTGGTGTGCAAAACAGACGAATATGAA GTGCGCCACTACAGCCCCACGCGCTGGGTGTCCACCGATGCCGAGGCGTACTTCATGGGGGTCGGGGCGGCCATGGCCTTCAGGAGGCTCTTCCAGTACATCACCGGAGCCAACGAGGAAG gtatgcaGATGGAGATGACCACCCCAGTCCTGGTCAAAATCCCTGAGGCAACCAAGATGTGGGAACCAGCGGTGTACACTCTCAACTTCCCGCTGCCTGCAGCCTATCAGGACAAGCCGCCCAAGCCGACCAATGACAAG CTCTACTTCACGGACATGCCCGACATGGACGTTTACGTGCGGAGCTACGGCGGATGGATGCTGTCGGTCACCTCCAGACTGCACGCTCATCTGCTGACCAAAGAGCTGGACCGCGTCCGGGCCTCCTACAACCACACGTACCACTATGGCGTGGGCTACGACAG TCCCTTAAAGCTCACCAACAGGCACAACGAGGTGTGGTACATCGCCGAGGGGGAGCCAGTGTGCACGGACCCCCGGGAGCCCACCCCGGCACACCCCCCCACGGCCACGCCCACCGGGAAGGCCCCGTTTGCCGCCGCCCTTCGCGCACTCCGCGCTTCCCCGGCAAagccctccgccccctccagccGGGCCTCGGCCCCCCCGCCCTCAGGCTCCGCCTCCCCAGTGGGGCCCTCCAGCGCCCCCTCTGGGTCCCCTCTGAACCTGCCCGCTAAGACCCCCTCTCCGGTAACGCGGGGGGCCGCGTTCACCCTCCCCTTCGCCTCCGCCCAGAGCCCCCTGGAGCCGTCGTCCACCaactcctccgtcggcccctcCCTGGAGCCCCAGACCGCCAGCGGGCCCCAGAATTTCACGGGGCCCCAGAATGTCACAGACTTCCAAACCTTTACTGGTATCAGCAGCACCGCCACGGGGCCCCAGAATGTGAGTGAGGTAACCACCGCCACGGGGCCCCAGAATGTGAGTGAGGTAACCACCGCCACGGGGCCCCAGAATGTGAGTGAGTTACACACCGCTACGAGCCCCCAGAATGTGAGTGAGGTTACCACCGCTACGGGCCCCCAGAATGTAAGCATGGCACACATGGTTACAGGCCCCCAGAATGATAGTACGTCACAAACCGTGACGGGCCCCCAGAATGTTAGTGACCCCCAGGCTGTTACCGGTCTGGACAGTGTTAACGGGGCCCAGAATGATAGTGAGCAGCAGGCCGTTACCGGGGCCCAGGATGTGAGCGAACTTCAAACGGCTACCGGCCCCCAGAATGTAAACGACTCGCACACTGTCACTTCCCCAGAGACCGCTACTGGTTCCCAGACCCGTAGTGAGCTGCAGAATGACAGCGGCCCCTGGAACGATACTGCTCAGGGCTACCCAGAGGCACAGCTAGACGAGGATCTGGAGGTTAAGCTACCTGACACTCAGTAG
- the lpar2b gene encoding lysophosphatidic acid receptor 2b isoform X1: protein MLMDRTEGDVSGCYYNRSVKFFYEASGKNISDHWRSRDYVIVSLGMLVCFIVILSNLLVMLAIFVNRRFHFPIYYLLGNLAAADLLSGISYLHLMFHTGPWTSKLSKYQWFVRQGLIDTSLTASVVNLLAIAVERHQTIFTMQLHSKMTNRRVVMLIIGIWLVAILMGLVPTMGWHCLCDLENCSTMAPMYSRSYLVFWGLLNLLTFTIMLAVYLRIFLYVRHKSQRMSQHTSQVRHKETVVNLMKTVSMILGCFVICWTPGLVVLLLDGLGCDSCKVLRYEKYCLVLAECNSFVNPIIYSFRDKDMWRTFKRILCFPCRRGRVGESAARFTSMEQEPLKGQGTTLTELKNGASKSVLGSKDALDSSEN, encoded by the exons ATGTTGATGGACAGGACTGAGGGGGACGTCAGCGGTTGCTACTACAACCGCTCGGTCAAGTTCTTCTACGAAGCGAGCGGCAAGAACATCAGCGACCACTGGCGTAGTCGGGACTACGTCATCGTCAGCCTGGGCATGTTGGTGTGCTTCATCGTCATCCTCTCCAACTTGTTGGTCATGTTAGCCATCTTCGTCAACCGCCGCTTCCACTTCCCCATCTACTACCTGCTGGGCAACCTGGCGGCCGCTGACCTCCTCTCAG GGATCTCCTACCTCCACCTCATGTTCCACACGGGCCCCTGGACCAGCAAGCTGTCCAAGTACCAGTGGTTTGTGCGCCAGGGGCTGATCGACACCAGCCTCACGGCCTCCGTGGTCAACCTGCTGGCCATCGCCGTGGAGCGCCACCAGACCATCTTCACCATGCAGCTGCACAGCAAGATGACCAATCGCCGGGTGGTCATGTTGATCATCGGCATCTGGCTGGTGGCCATCCTCATGGGCCTGGTGCCGACCATGGGCTGGCACTGCCTGTGCGACCTGGAGAACTGCTCCACCATGGCGCCCATGTACAGCCGCAGCTACCTGGTGTTCTGGGGCCTGCTCAACCTGCTCACCTTCACCATCATGTTGGCGGTGTACCTGCGCATCTTCCTGTACGTGCGCCACAAGAGCCAGCGCATGTCGCAGCACACCAGCCAGGTGCGGCACAAGGAGACGGTGGTCAACCTGATGAAGACCGTCTCCATGATCCTGG GCTGCTTCGTGATCTGCTGGACACCCGgcctggtggtgctgctgctggacggCCTGGGCTGCGACAGCTGCAAGGTGCTCCGCTACGAGAAGTACTGCCTGGTGCTGGCCGAGTGCAACTCCTTCGTCAACCCCATCATCTACTCCTTCAGGGACAAGGACATGTGGCGGACCTTCAAGCGCATCCTGTGCTTCCCGTGTCGGCGGGGCCGCGTCGGGGAGTCGGCGGCCCGCTTCACCAGCATGGAGCAAGAG CCTCTTAAGGGTCAAGGTACTACATTGACAGAGTTGAAGAACGGAGCCTCCAAAAGTGTCCTAGGATCCAAAGACGCCCTGGACTCCTCGGAGAATTAG